A genomic region of Melanotaenia boesemani isolate fMelBoe1 chromosome 13, fMelBoe1.pri, whole genome shotgun sequence contains the following coding sequences:
- the LOC121651094 gene encoding polymeric immunoglobulin receptor-like — protein MKIFQLLCMCLLPGVLCSNQKFTKLEGESIFFGCAFNPPQGNKFFLKKGRSSENFLTDVSNSSTRSGRYSTGYENGIFYVSISQLKRSDSGHYRCGVGNASSPDLQRDFELSVTDEMCDGSTALNSPGVPLYSQAKGGSIRVKCSFTLAELYNLFFCKNKCKTQDVLVETSGFTAQSGRFGIEYEKKGMFHVTISNLSLSDSGLYSCGVNVFSAPNPCNAFEIRVKTVSDTAAGPSPGRDVTKDVRQGHPGHPDHPGHPGHPDHSFALIVCLTVFAVMSIFLLFFLCRKKINRLNITESFRSDYIECD, from the exons ATGAAAATCTTCCAGCTTCTCTGCATGTGCCTCCTGCCAG GAGTGCTGTGCAGCAACCAGAAGTTTACAAAACTGGAGGGAGAAAGCATCTTTTTTGGCTGCGCTTTCAACCCACCTCAAGGCAACAAATTCTTCTTAAAGAAAGGGCGAAGCAGTGAAAACTTTCTGACTGATGTCAGTAACAGCAGCACACGGAGTGGCAGATACAGCACTGGATATGAGAACGGCATCTTTTATGTAAGCATTTCACAGCTGAAAAGATCTGACTCCGGACACTACAGGTGCGGCGTGGGCAACGCTTCCTCTCCAGATTTACAGCGAGATTTTGAACTCAGTGTTACAGATG AAATGTGTGATGGAAGCACTGCCCTCAACAGTCCAGGAGTTCCACTTTACAGCCAAGCTAAAGGGGGGAGCATCAGAGTCAAGTGCTCTTTTACTTTGGCTGAACTCTAcaacttgtttttctgtaaaaacaaatgcaagacGCAGGATGTTCTGGTTGAAACCAGCGGATTCACGGCTCAGAGTGGCAGATTCGGGATTGAATATGAGAAGAAAGGAATGTTTCATGTCACCATTTCAAATCTGTCCCTGTCCGATTCAGGACTCTACAGTTGTGGAGTTAATGTCTTTTCTGCACCAAACCCATGTAATGCATTTGAAATCAGAGTTAAAACTG tttcagacacagcagcaggtccGTCGCCAGGTCGAGATGTCACTAAGGATGTGAGACAAG GTCATCCAGGCCATCCAGATCATCCAGGTCATCCAGGCCATCCAGATCACAGCTTTGCACTGATCGTTTGTCTGACTGTGTTTGCTGTGATGTCCATTTTCCTGCTGTTCTTCCTCTGCAGAAAGAAGATAAACA GATTAAACATCACAGAATCCTTCAGAAGTGACTATATTGAG TGTGACTGA
- the LOC121651095 gene encoding uncharacterized protein LOC121651095 — translation MSLIKMNIHFVFVGFVSVLFGPVSADVLSFAQTEGKSITVRCNFGLSGGRRFFCKGECKKENILIETTGEKAHNGRYSLEYEGTYSSPVLYVTINQLTKLDTGWYKCGLSNFFTELHHDINLTVNAAPTTFTPATATTVTVKGYVFPVIVSVPVVVLLCVAVSLFLCKRKTKKNFDGVNLDGQNLKSPGEDPIYQSLTPASMDQDQTYSTLIHKHRA, via the exons ATGTCTCTCATCAAAATGAACATCCACTTTGTGTTTGTCGGCTTTGTTTCAG tgcTGTTTGGGCCGGTCAGTGCAGATGTTCTCTCTTTTGCACAAACTGAAGGAAAGAGCATCACAGTCCGATGCAACTTCGGTTTATCTGGAGGCAGGAGGTTCTTCTGTAAGGGAGAatgtaagaaagaaaatattctcATCGAAACAACTGGTGAGAAAGCTCACAACGGCAGATACAGCCTCGAGTACGAAGGAACTTATTCCTCCCCTGTTCTGTACGTGACCATCAATCAGCTCACTAAGTTGGACACAGGATGGTACAAGTGTGGTTTGAGCAACTTTTTCACAGAGTTGCACCATGACATTAATCTCACAGTCAATGCTG CTCCAACTACATTCACTCCAGCTACAGCAACTACTGTTACAGTTAAAG gttatgtttttcctGTGATTGTATCTGTTCCTGTGGTGGTTTTGCTTTGTGTGGCGGTTTCCCTTTTCCTCTGCAAAAGAAAGACCAAGAAGAACTTTGACG GTGTGAACTTGGATGGCCAAAACTTGAAG tcACCAGGTGAAGACCCCATCTATCAGAGCCTCACTCCAGCCAGCATGGACCAGGACCAGACCTACTCCACGCTCATACACAAGCACAGAGCCTGA